The sequence TTAAGTtagaaatttgtatatataattgcAAACATATCTTTTAACTCCATCTTAAACTTGATGCATTTTCACCCAAATCACATGACTTGATGACTTCGAATGACCTACATTGTTTCTAGAAGAAAGACATGGCCCTGACTTGTACTTTTGACTGTTATCAAAGCTATCAACAGGAAAGGAATGATTACGTAAAGGAAGGGATGTGGTGTGAGAATAAGAATGCTTCACAAGTGATTTCTGATGACTAATAAGgaactatatttgatattacatgtcattattataaactaaaacgtaatatatatatatataattataaacaaaagtCCCTCATTGAAGTTTTCATTCAAATTACAACCACACTTGGAGCTgtaattaaaactaaataaatatttccttATGGGGTATCATGACATGACGCTGCAATGAAACTATGGGTTATTAATAGACATTATCAAGAAGTGTGGCAGCGCTTGTAAGAgatcaagtatttttttaagggggggggggggggggggggggtatattCTTGAATATTCTTCAAAACTTACTTGTTAAATAAGTTCATTCCAATTCTGTAGGTACGTTTTCTGACTTTGTCTGCAGATTTTGGAACAGAATGATGGTGATCAGGCGTTACACTAAGTCGTGATCGTCTCTGATAATGTAGACTACTTTCACTATTTAAACTAACATTTTCACCGTTAACATTTTCTGAACTTGGAGAACTAGAACAGTTACCATCAAATGAACCTTCACTTGTCTCTGAAATATTGCTCATACGTTTTTCTACAGGTTTAACTTGTATACTACCATTCATAGCACTTTTTCGTTTCCAAACCGGTGAAGCCTCAGGAGCTCTTATCGGGACTTGAGGAGGTTTCTTAGAAATCACCTCAGCTATTTGTTTATTCCTTAATTTAACTTCCTGATTCATATAAAATCTTAAAGTCTGATCtgccatttgtttttgttctggtGTTCGTATATTTTCTAACGAAGAACTATCGGTTTCTCCCTTAATTTGTAAATCCCCTTGACTCCCACATGATCCTGAGTCCGAGTAATTAGTCCTAAAGTTTTCATAAGAAGCACTTTTATTACTTTCTAAAGTGTCCGTACTtgcatttgaaaataatgatgaTGCAGAAGGTTTATGAGTATATGTGTGATTCGTAATTTCATTTTGACTATCACTGTTAATACTGTCACTATTAAAGCTGTCAACTAAAATTTCAGTCTCTCGACTATCTAACAGAGTTTCAAAATTAAGACTAGGTAAATCAACTGCATTTTCGGTTGGTCCATGTGATGAATCGGTAGCACTACTTTGGTTCATTTCAGGATAAGAATTCCTATTATTGTTCGCCTCATCAacagttttgttaaaattttgattttcaggAATGTCGCTTAAATCCACCTCTTTACAACGCTCTAGCTTTTtcctttcaaattttgaaagttttgtcCGTAATGAAGAAtcgattttcatattttgatccAAAGACATCTGAGGTCGAAGTCTAGATTCTCCACTCTTATTTTGATAACCGTCACTATTATTGTGTCCTTCCACGTTATTTTGCACTAGTAGGGCACCCATTGTATTAACATTATCTGAAATTCTGTCAGTCCAAACTGTGTTACTGCGACCTAATTCAGACAATCTTTTTGATAATCTCCTTTCACCAGCTGAATGACgtaatttttcaaagtttctGTTCATGCAGTGCTGTCTAAATGCTTGTTGAATAGTTTTCGCAGCACGGCGAGATCTGAGTGAACCTCCATATTTTCTCTCTAGCATTTccaattgtttttcttttaaatcttcaGACAGTTCATAAGAAACGGAATGAGAACGGGAACGTTTCACATCCTCTTCATTGGCTCTGAATGAGCGCTGTCTCTGAGCTCTGTTACCATGTGTACTAGTTTGATGAACAAGTTTACTACTTCTTGGAGACTCCAATGGTGATCCCCCGACTGATCGTGACCTTGATTTATTTCTCAGTAAATCGTCTCCCGTTTTAGCTCCCGACACACtgcaaaatagaaataaaacatataagaaTAATCCAACACAATAATTGATTTCTCGATTAAATAACACAAATCTGAATAGAAACCTTCATGTACCTGGATTGAATCAATAATCATATCAACAAATGTAAGAATCAATTCATTAATTACATTCAGAGCAGATATTAATAACTTAATATCAAAAATCATACACCTTGCTGGAAACAgctttttttctgtcaaaacaACTGGTACAAAAGAGACCTTATTGACTAGCAGATGGTTTGAACAACAAGACAGTGGATAATAGAACTCTTGTTTAATCACACAGAAAATAAATCTACCAAAGAAGTTTAATTAGCCATGTCCTCCAACCGTGAACAGACAAgcacaaaataacaaaaatcttGGTAATTTTAATTAACAAACTTCTGTAAGACATATACAGCAGTGTCAAACTCATAACAACAATTCTTTCCAGATGTTTTAATTTTCCAATAACTGTTTTTCTATGATGACACTCATGCTGTTTCCaaaacatatgttttcgtaAGACATCAAAACATAATGGAGTTTCTTTATACCAGATTAACATGATTCATTACATCATCATTTTTGCATCAAACTTTTCTTCTTGcagatgaaaattcaaaacaatattgcCTTAATTGGcaatttacacatttttttcaaagacaaAGTGAGTCATGAAGATCACAAAGTAGTCAGtttgtctaaaatataaaactccAGAAATCCTTCaataaaagataattaattAACATCAAATTACCCATGTATAACATTCACCAGGCAGAAATTGATTTCAAgctgtttttaatttcaaggaaatttatataagaatacacACTTCAAAGTTCATGGGTCAAATTGACAAAATAGCATATGACTTCATCATGCTCTTATCTTCAATAGAAGGAAGGAAACATCTAGAGAAGAACAATGAACCTTATTAAAATTTGACCTTGAAGAAAAGTCAATTGCATGTTGGGAACTGATAAACATTTAAGTTcctgtttataaaatatataagaggCTAAAGATTTATGGAGGTGAAAAGATAACATGTGGAGTGTTGAAATACTCAAATAAATCTAGACACAAAGTTTATCCTATAACATTTTCTGAAGCTTCACTTCTGTTTAAATGACAGTCTACGTCTAGATCAGCATTTTCAACTCAAATGTTAAGTACGGAAAACACTCAGCAAGTCTATAACATAACCAGTGATTGACCTTTGAAGCCAGGTGTCTTGagataaaattatcaaaaaaagtcAGGcaaaggcatttaaaaagaaaacattctgTAAAATGGTCAAATTTAAAAGTGCTATAAAAActcttttaacaaaaacaaaaagattttgTATACCTCCCAATCCCATCCCTTTTTCCAAACCCAGGTGAAGCCTCTGACATGTCTGGTGTACAAGGACTTTCTAAGGTTTCTAAGAAAACACCccagtatttttttctattctgcAATTTTACTTTACTTCCTGATTCATATCAGACCAAACTCACCAAACACAATATCAAACATCTATTTTCTGATCAAATAAACCCAGTATATGAAACCTCTTTAATTTCAAacttcataaaataaataagttgCATCATCTTAAACCAAATATTATTGTTGAGCACAGGAATAATTACAGGTGAAGAGATTGAAATCTACttttaagaaattatttatcattatcacCTGGCTTTTTCATTATCTTGTCTTCAAGGTTCCATTTTCCTACCAGCATGtgttaaaactttaaaagcTTGATACATCTTATGTAATTGCCTGAACAAATTATCTTGTAATTAAAGCAGTTTCCTCTCAGGCAAATGACTTATGTTTTCAAGTATCACAGCAAATTATACCATTCTGCATCAGCGCCAGAAGTGAGAAAAATGTCATCTTCAATGCATTGTTACAGAAGTagccaaaaacatttttttcttgtttcaattaaatcaaatttatgtaaaagacatgttttctttatttgtaaatcaattAAATGCTTGCTTTATCTCAATTCTTTTTCTAGAAACAGACAATTAAGTGAATTATATCTGACACTTTACAGACAAAGCTATCAGCATGTTGCTCCAGCTAACAAAGCTCTTAACAACCAGCACCCATCCATATTTTTGTCTTGAAATCTTAACATCTGTAAACTTTCCCTACTTTTATCACAagacttgtttatttttatgcaaCAGATGTGTATTCCCAAAAATCCCCAATCTATTTGTAAATTGGGGATCACAAAGATTACATTATATACATGCAAGTAGATCAATGCTGCATTTAACATTTCATGCATTTGTAGCAGGAATTTGTAAGGATATGAAATAAGTCCGGTCCCCTTCCATTGTGCAGTGTAATCTTGCAAAGATATTCATGTCACAATTTCTTAGGTATTCTTTCTACTGAACTGATCTTTAATAGCTTTCTATACCTCCAACTTAAATTACTTCatcaatttaatgaaatttttaaagaaaacttacttacttttaaaagtggagatgaaaatcaaaacttctATTATCCTTAGGATTCTTACTACCAAAAATATCTACAACAGCCTTTAATAATAGCCAATTgccttttaaataaaatgatttttttttttaaattacttacatttaaaagtgaagatgaaaatcaaaacttgatatccttttaaaatccacaaaaataataacacaGCCTAGACCAAttatattgttgttatttaaCTCACATTGGTAAACAGACTAATTTtctcttcttattttataatgtttaccTGTCTGAAGAGATTGCTATCATATCTACACCTGTAATCTACCTGGGGTATAAACTGCCCTATTATCAACATTTTCATAATTACTGATAAAATAATAATGAGCTTATTCATATCTATAATTTATAATCTAGAGGGACTGTAAATAACTCTCTATAAAAGGCAGATTATTGTCAACATTTAACTGCAAGGTAAATTTACCATTAATAATTGCGCAATTATGCAAAGTATACAAATGCTTTGCTCAGTAAACATAAATGTGAAAGAAAATGACAATTCAGcataaaatgattatttataagaaaaaagtaataaaagaaTCATAAAAATGTCTCATTAATTGCCAAAAAAGTATAAAACTGTATGTAAAAACTGaagatttgataaatatactcATTTATCATGTCTAGTTCATATCtgaccaaaaaataaataataatattaatagttggtaaataaaaaaattctgataaAAATCCCATTgatcatatttttattcaatgaaTAATATAAACAGCTGAATGTACAgatacattatttatattttaaaaaactttttttacaaGTCCAAAGGGACTTGCATTTTTTGCATTCTCATCGCCATTGTCCATGACTTTAATGAATCATGTATAAATTCATAGTTGCCAGAAACTAATGCTAAATTCTTACCCAATTCAACGTATAATGTCCATACAATTTTCCCCTAATTTAAGTCTGTCCAGTCAGTTGACCAACttcaaactttttatattaaaatctataaatcatatttcatcatttttaaaaattacatcccAACTTGCATCATGCTATAATCCACAACACGTTTACATTGAACAACATGAAAGTGAAGCCAAACATGACCATCAGAACATGTGTCACTTAATTCTACAGCATCTTGTGTCACAGAATCCTTTGTAATCACAGGAGATTAATCAATAAtcgttttatgtttttattaatcaaACTTTCATCCAGCCCCTTTTCAATCCACTTTTAAGACTTCAATTGAAGCATCTTtagaacaaaaacataaaaatatttgttcctGGTATATTAAAACTATTACATGCAAGGCACAAGATCTGAGGAGCATGGTTCCCTGTCACACTTGAGAAAACATCCCATTCAACAACAAAGACCTGACAGCCAGGCGCCACAATTACTGATGgaaattaacataaataattGATTTCAATTTATTCAGTTAAACTGCAATTTATTCATGTAAACAATGGACCATCATATTTTAACTAGACTTTCATAGCTAAACTGACAGTCATGAAGAACAACTGCAGCTGCAACATACAATGCATATCAAGACCTATTAGTACTCCTGATCCCATTCAAATGTGAGAACTTAAAAAATACACGAAGCACATACTTCAGTAAAAATATAAtggtataaatttaaattttaatggtGCAAGACTCTTTTCACTtacttgtttaaaataaatcccCCATATAAATCTCTACATAACCTTGGATGGCAATACTCCAAAGTTTCTTTACCATCTGATACATGGTAACATGTTTGTGAACCGAAGGACCGTGAATCTTCAACAACAAACCTATGTACACCTGGTGACCCAATATTAATTAGGAATAGGTGAAAGACAAATAAACACATTAATACTCTGTAAATAAAGTCAGAAGGGATTAAATATCCCATAAATTATATCACCAAAATCATGGTAATCCCACCTAATATGTGAGCAATACTTGAGATTCGAACCTTTAAAAAAGTCGGATAATTTAACAGCACACATTGTGATTTTCTCTTCCCTAAGTATAACAATTTACtcctctttttttattcataaatagatagacaaaaaaaatcatcatttaaaaactgatttcattgccctgatttttttttaggaattattaaatcttaaaatttgaACTACATCAGGTATTCAGTAACACACATGAGAATCTAGTGTCATGAGGTCTGTAACTGAACCTGTTTGTAGTCTGGACAATAGGGAACCTCACTGGTCATTCATTGAGTTTAAACTTCCTTTACAAAACTCCCCATGTTTTTTACAAGTGAATGCACTATCAACATGTCCATAGTTGAAGGCTATTCTAAGCTGAATAGTTTCTCAAAGGCAATCATTGACACCTCTTGTATTTTGCTTTCAATTCGAGGACAGACACAAGAACTTTTTTCTCCTGCTAAAAACAAACTCTCTCGGTAATCCACATCATATTCACCCAAGTCTAAGAGTATAACTTAATGAAGGGGTAAACCACTGGGCTACCATactattttcacttttttatagAGGTAAACATTCACAGGTGTGAAATTGTAAATAGTTCTTCTTAATGTGCTTGACAAGGTTAAAGTCTTTGCACCTGTAGTTCAAACAAAATCTTACCTACTTCAACCTACCACAAAGAaccttttaaatatacatttaatataaactTGGTAATTATAGTCATAATTctgaattatttatatcaaatgttcatATTTCTTATTCAAATCACCCTTCCcctgttgagaataaaattttgacagttCAAAAAGGCTAcaattataaatttgaatttccattgtGTTTTTCACAAGAATTAATAAAACACCTACACCCAAGAAAACAGGATGGAGAATGGACACAATTAGTGTTTCACAAACTTAGTAAAACATCTTATACACTTGCAAAAGAAAAACATTGAAGTAAAATactatatgatatatttctatggttttatcatttaatttcagGTGGTATATGCAATTATCAAACATTTAACATAAATGAACTGAAACAACCACAAAAACCAAGGAAATACTAAATAACATGTAATATCAGCCAGAAAACATGAGTTCTGAGACATGTAGGTCTGAATGAACTATCAAATGGAGACAGAAAGCTTGTTACCTTTATTATATCACAAATACCATAGTGGAATATGATAGATATTACCACTGATAACATTTGTCATcgaaaataatcatttttgtaattaaaacacTCTGTAACAGCTGAACATTGCAATAATGTTTtatccaaaacaaataaaatataggaaatattatatttgacaACTTTTGTTGATGATATTAATTACTTGTAACTTATCATAAATCATTTAAGGTATCGAAATCAAACATGTTGCTTTCAAGGTTGCAGTATTATGAAAGACATTATCTCCCCTTGCTGTTTCTCTAATTccagaaatatttatatttgtatgttaaTTCATTTCTTAAAGAAGTTTgctactcagtttcaaaataaccaGCTTTTCATAACACTAGTATAAATTGATAGGGAATTATCAAATGGATATAACTAGAGAATTCTGAAAATCTGACATAacttccaaaacatgacaagcgaacatccttaaagtCAAACATGCTTTTAAAACATAACACATTTGGACAGACAAATGACCTACCTAAAACTAAACTTGCCTTTTGGAAATAAGGTGAAAACATAGATTTAAATCAATGCAACcataatgtattttcaaaattaaatatcttttttagtaaaactttaaaaatcataagATCGTCCTACAGTAATATTGCAGCAAAATTTTTGCCAGATCCAACAGGAAATATTATATGGCTGTGCAATGGATGATTTTAcatattgtgaaaaaaacagaTAGTTATGTCCCTCCTCCTTTGTTTAATGTCCAAGAGACTGATGCCAAAGATAAATAGCTTCCCCGATGCAAAATTGATCTGTATGCTTTATGTATTGTTACAAGAGCTATAATgaatgaactgaaatcaatcaAACCTCCATATTGTGGTAGAAATGATGATAAATTCATCATAATTATCAATGGAATTTATATTGGTTTCTATGGCAActatattcaatattaaatcTCCAAAGGTGCTAATACTATTATGGAACATCTGCtaataaattctaaataaaatgaTGGGTGCTAataaattgatttcaaaatataataaactacTCCTTAATTCATTTCCTGCAATGCAACAAGAGGCTGAACGAGTCAAGTTagaaagggaaaaaaatgttGAGTCCTAATCCCAACTGCTATTGCTTATTGTTAAAGGCCATAACATGACCTAAAGTTGTTTACATGTGCACCAATGTCATTTAGACTCTGAAGGATgattctctcattggcaatcatatcacatcttgaaaataataataataaaggaTTTGTTCTTAATATGTCAATCTACATGTATCACCAACTGAGTTATTATTTGAATCATGAAAAAAGTGTTCTTTTTTAACTTACTTTCTCACTTCAATTTAACTTCAATTTTCCATTTAAGctgacaaaacacaaaaaactttGATTGGTATCTACTTTTTCGTTCCTTTATAAGCAGTTATTATACCCATGATAAAGAATCATTTGTTTCCATCATGTAGGAACTTATCGAATAGTTTTTTCAgcatttaaaacatattcatacAAATACATAACTTAAACATACCTGAATAAAATATCTCAACATGAAATCCAACCTTTCACTAAACAAATACTCAAAcattttactttgcaattatgaacaataatttcaaatttttaaatccAAACTCTGTGTCAATTTTATGCAATCTTAGCTTAATGATATCCCTTTAACtgacaaaagttttaaaaaaaatcctccttagcctagatttttcattttataaagtatttgaaaagtatttttgtttgtgttcccTGATCAACCTATTGCATGTTTAATGTCTTAATCAagtcaaaatatatatgttcatatGTCACACAGGTGTAAATGACACTTGacaagattttttatttatgttgtgGATTTCAAATAATCTTCACCAATCCATGTAAGTGTATCCACATCCAGTGACCAGAGATTACGTCCCCTTACATTTAAACAATCTTTAAAACTATcgagtttattttttgttaaatccaGCTTACATTTTTCTCTGTCCAGCATGACCTGAGATAACGTCCTAGTAACATTTAAACAATCGTTAAAACTCTAGAgttcattttttgataattcCAGCTTATGTTTTTTTCCAGTCCAACATGACCTATAACATTGATGATTTAACTGTCATTCATAATCACACgatcagtggcaaatatgtcactCATCTGAGTATCTTAGATGacaaatcaaaaatgttaaatattttattcaactttAATGGGGcaaaaaatgtcttcacaaatCTTGAACCACATCATCTCAGTTTTATCAATCTTGTCATAAAGTGTCAAAACATATAGACCTCCCAATATAACACTTTATCAGGGACAATAATCTTCTTGACGGTCACCCGTTGACAGATGTTATTATTGTTGAGATACAAAATTGTAGCTGCATTGTGCACGAATACACAAATGCAGAACATTGTCAGCTAGATctataaaattatatgtttttatccCAAAGGATCTTTTATGGACAattatgtattgaaaaaaatgtcttcgTTTTAAATCATCACACTTATGAACATACCCATTTACTTATAACATACAGGACCAccatgaaaatcaaatttttaatccTCAACTTTATCAgttgtaaaatcaaatttttaatccTCAACTTTATCCTTTATCATATGTAACATCTAAATAGCATTAATTAGCTTACCTGATGAAGTTAACTATCTCATTGTATAACTCCATTTAATCTGTATCATTAAAATCCCCCTATTATTATCTCCAAATGTCAAAGATGTCAAAAACTATTTCAACTTGATGTGACAGTCCTGTCTCAGCAATACACAGACTTCAAACCCTAAGTTCCTTGTTGTTCATGACAATGCATGCAGAGGGTAATTAACGGAAACACCTGATCAGTCACCTGAATGAGGATGACATCTTTTAACCTTTAAAGGTTTCAAAACATGTTTTCCTCATCACCGTTTCACAAGTGTACCTCACCAAAATAATTATACATGAGCAGTCACATCTACTTTgcgtgtacatgtatatctcataagtataaaatacttaagttaattttttttcaacgtAAAAGTTTACCATAAGTGTGCATCTTAATGCAGTATAATAGTTATATGTCAACATATGAAGTATTTGGCAGGATTtactaaaaattcaaaaaaaaaaatggtgcaaGGGAA is a genomic window of Mytilus trossulus isolate FHL-02 chromosome 1, PNRI_Mtr1.1.1.hap1, whole genome shotgun sequence containing:
- the LOC134719644 gene encoding IQ motif and SEC7 domain-containing protein 1-like isoform X7; amino-acid sequence: MYICITGYANRRGLSVSGAKTGDDLLRNKSRSRSVGGSPLESPRSSKLVHQTSTHGNRAQRQRSFRANEEDVKRSRSHSVSYELSEDLKEKQLEMLERKYGGSLRSRRAAKTIQQAFRQHCMNRNFEKLRHSAGERRLSKRLSELGRSNTVWTDRISDNVNTMGALLVQNNVEGHNNSDGYQNKSGESRLRPQMSLDQNMKIDSSLRTKLSKFERKKLERCKEVDLSDIPENQNFNKTVDEANNNRNSYPEMNQSSATDSSHGPTENAVDLPSLNFETLLDSRETEILVDSFNSDSINSDSQNEITNHTYTHKPSASSLFSNASTDTLESNKSASYENFRTNYSDSGSCGSQGDLQIKGETDSSSLENIRTPEQKQMADQTLRFYMNQEVKLRNKQIAEVISKKPPQVPIRAPEASPVWKRKSAMNGSIQVKPVEKRMSNISETSEGSFDGNCSSSPSSENVNGENVSLNSESSLHYQRRSRLSVTPDHHHSVPKSADKVRKRTYRIGMNLFNKKPEKGIEFLCECGFVEENPHAVAKFLISRKGLSKQMIGEYLGNIQNEFNMAVLEYFSQEIDLAGLQIDMALRKFQSFFRMPGEAQKIERLMEAFASRFCLCNPDQIKSFKNPDTIFLLAFAIIMLNTDLHNNSIKPERRMKPEDFIKNLRDLDDGYDIDRDILLGIYDRIKLTEFRAGVDHVTQVMKVEQTIVGKKPQLALPHRRLVCYCRLYEVHDPNKKEKIGLHQREVFLFNDCLLVTKILSKKKSGITYSFKQSFTLAGMHVYLYETSHYQFGVRLTNGLDGKTLITFNARNDHDRQKFVGDLKEAIAECNGMEQLRIEDELNKQSANHNSLERYANDDSRVLMYELSKPSDPALNRLSAPECGDLKQLHLSNSLTDLCQVQGMRRGSSGGSLDSGVASGSSQGVNSSGESLGTQTSQNLLVIKGPSSSSLLSSGKKGRSKGSLSQQYEAPHGTEV
- the LOC134719644 gene encoding IQ motif and SEC7 domain-containing protein 1-like isoform X6, producing the protein MDPTRLLRQRCATKSVSGAKTGDDLLRNKSRSRSVGGSPLESPRSSKLVHQTSTHGNRAQRQRSFRANEEDVKRSRSHSVSYELSEDLKEKQLEMLERKYGGSLRSRRAAKTIQQAFRQHCMNRNFEKLRHSAGERRLSKRLSELGRSNTVWTDRISDNVNTMGALLVQNNVEGHNNSDGYQNKSGESRLRPQMSLDQNMKIDSSLRTKLSKFERKKLERCKEVDLSDIPENQNFNKTVDEANNNRNSYPEMNQSSATDSSHGPTENAVDLPSLNFETLLDSRETEILVDSFNSDSINSDSQNEITNHTYTHKPSASSLFSNASTDTLESNKSASYENFRTNYSDSGSCGSQGDLQIKGETDSSSLENIRTPEQKQMADQTLRFYMNQEVKLRNKQIAEVISKKPPQVPIRAPEASPVWKRKSAMNGSIQVKPVEKRMSNISETSEGSFDGNCSSSPSSENVNGENVSLNSESSLHYQRRSRLSVTPDHHHSVPKSADKVRKRTYRIGMNLFNKKPEKGIEFLCECGFVEENPHAVAKFLISRKGLSKQMIGEYLGNIQNEFNMAVLEYFSQEIDLAGLQIDMALRKFQSFFRMPGEAQKIERLMEAFASRFCLCNPDQIKSFKNPDTIFLLAFAIIMLNTDLHNNSIKPERRMKPEDFIKNLRDLDDGYDIDRDILLGIYDRIKLTEFRAGVDHVTQVMKVEQTIVGKKPQLALPHRRLVCYCRLYEVHDPNKKEKIGLHQREVFLFNDCLLVTKILSKKKSGITYSFKQSFTLAGMHVYLYETSHYQFGVRLTNGLDGKTLITFNARNDHDRQKFVGDLKEAIAECNGMEQLRIEDELNKQSANHNSLERYANDDSRVLMYELSKPSDPALNRLSAPECGDLKQLHLSNSLTDLCQVQGMRRGSSGGSLDSGVASGSSQGVNSSGESLGTQTSQNLLVIKGPSSSSLLSSGKKGRSKGSLSQQYEAPHGTEV
- the LOC134719644 gene encoding IQ motif and SEC7 domain-containing protein 1-like isoform X12; translation: MALNWVRSLIVQCFCRRPNNFLKDKGIGYYGESQDDLYDSDGFWDEKVFVDNMGPEIASSFETIQQIVLIESNPAFEDDTESVTNSSVKKFLTVPEKSVSGAKTGDDLLRNKSRSRSVGGSPLESPRSSKLVHQTSTHGNRAQRQRSFRANEEDVKRSRSHSVSYELSEDLKEKQLEMLERKYGGSLRSRRAAKTIQQAFRQHCMNRNFEKLRHSAGERRLSKRLSELGRSNTVWTDRISDNVNTMGALLVQNNVEGHNNSDGYQNKSGESRLRPQMSLDQNMKIDSSLRTKLSKFERKKLERCKEVDLSDIPENQNFNKTVDEANNNRNSYPEMNQSSATDSSHGPTENAVDLPSLNFETLLDSRETEILVDSFNSDSINSDSQNEITNHTYTHKPSASSLFSNASTDTLESNKSASYENFRTNYSDSGSCGSQGDLQIKGETDSSSLENIRTPEQKQMADQTLRFYMNQEVKLRNKQIAEVISKKPPQVPIRAPEASPVWKRKSAMNGSIQVKPVEKRMSNISETSEGSFDGNCSSSPSSENVNGENVSLNSESSLHYQRRSRLSVTPDHHHSVPKSADKVRKRTYRIGMNLFNKKPEKGIEFLCECGFVEENPHAVAKFLISRKGLSKQMIGEYLGNIQNEFNMAVLEYFSQEIDLAGLQIDMALRKFQSFFRMPGEAQKIERLMEAFASRFCLCNPDQIKSFKNPDTIFLLAFAIIMLNTDLHNNSIKPERRMKPEDFIKNLRDLDDGYDIDRDILLGIYDRIKLTEFRAGVDHVTQVMKVEQTIVGKKPQLALPHRRLVCYCRLYEVHDPNKKEKIGLHQREVFLFNDCLLVTKILSKKKSGITYSFKQSFTLAGMHVYLYETSHYQFGVRLTNGLDGKTLITFNARNDHDRQKFVGDLKEAIAECNGMEQLRIEDELNKQSANHNSLERYANDDSRVLISGDEER
- the LOC134719644 gene encoding IQ motif and SEC7 domain-containing protein 1-like isoform X8, whose product is MAFMMWSPIIDNESVSGAKTGDDLLRNKSRSRSVGGSPLESPRSSKLVHQTSTHGNRAQRQRSFRANEEDVKRSRSHSVSYELSEDLKEKQLEMLERKYGGSLRSRRAAKTIQQAFRQHCMNRNFEKLRHSAGERRLSKRLSELGRSNTVWTDRISDNVNTMGALLVQNNVEGHNNSDGYQNKSGESRLRPQMSLDQNMKIDSSLRTKLSKFERKKLERCKEVDLSDIPENQNFNKTVDEANNNRNSYPEMNQSSATDSSHGPTENAVDLPSLNFETLLDSRETEILVDSFNSDSINSDSQNEITNHTYTHKPSASSLFSNASTDTLESNKSASYENFRTNYSDSGSCGSQGDLQIKGETDSSSLENIRTPEQKQMADQTLRFYMNQEVKLRNKQIAEVISKKPPQVPIRAPEASPVWKRKSAMNGSIQVKPVEKRMSNISETSEGSFDGNCSSSPSSENVNGENVSLNSESSLHYQRRSRLSVTPDHHHSVPKSADKVRKRTYRIGMNLFNKKPEKGIEFLCECGFVEENPHAVAKFLISRKGLSKQMIGEYLGNIQNEFNMAVLEYFSQEIDLAGLQIDMALRKFQSFFRMPGEAQKIERLMEAFASRFCLCNPDQIKSFKNPDTIFLLAFAIIMLNTDLHNNSIKPERRMKPEDFIKNLRDLDDGYDIDRDILLGIYDRIKLTEFRAGVDHVTQVMKVEQTIVGKKPQLALPHRRLVCYCRLYEVHDPNKKEKIGLHQREVFLFNDCLLVTKILSKKKSGITYSFKQSFTLAGMHVYLYETSHYQFGVRLTNGLDGKTLITFNARNDHDRQKFVGDLKEAIAECNGMEQLRIEDELNKQSANHNSLERYANDDSRVLMYELSKPSDPALNRLSAPECGDLKQLHLSNSLTDLCQVQGMRRGSSGGSLDSGVASGSSQGVNSSGESLGTQTSQNLLVIKGPSSSSLLSSGKKGRSKGSLSQQYEAPHGTEV